The Chrysemys picta bellii isolate R12L10 chromosome 5, ASM1138683v2, whole genome shotgun sequence genome includes a window with the following:
- the PCDH7 gene encoding protocadherin-7 isoform X12 — MRKMRTLFGFVHCCCCCFLLLLPPPLWVSLAAAKQLLRYRLAEEGPADIRIGNVASDLGIVTGSGEVTFSLESGSDYLKIDNMTGELSTTERRIDREKLPQCQMIFDENECFLDFEVSVIGPSQSWVDLFEGRVIILDINDNTPTFPSPVLTLTVEENRPVGTLYLLPTATDRDFGRNGIERYELLQEPGGDGGRRGGGGSASAAESALYPGGSKRRQEPDGAARSSVFELQVADTPDGEKQPQLIVKGALDREQRDSYELSLRVRDGGDPARSSQAILRVLITDVNDNSPRFEKSVYEADLAENSSPGTPILQLRAADLDVGVNGQIEYVFGAATESVRRLLRLDETSGWLSVLHRIDREEVNQLRFTVMARDRGQPPKTDKATVVLNIRDENDNVPTIDIRKIGRIPLRDGVASVAEDVLVDTPIALVQVSDRDQGENGVVTCTVVGDVPFQLKPASEGEGEPQNKRKYFLHTSAPLDYEAVRDYNVVIVAVDSGSPSLSSNNSLLVRVADTNDNPPVFGQAVLEVSFPENNSPGERVATVAATDADSGKNAEIFYSLEPSPLSSEAPGGIFSIDPDSGDVLVQAVLDREQRDTYEFQVTARDKGVPALQGSTTVVVRVADRNDNEPRFMQDVFTFYVKENLQPNSPVGMVTVMDADRGRNAELSLSIQPGQQDQAAGIFSIENDTGTIYSTVSFDREQQTSYTFKVKAVDGGEPPRSATATVSLFVMDENDNPPAVTFPSNSSYTVLPPSSNLRTVVATVLATDADTGLNADLNFSIVGGNPFKLFEIDPASGVVSLVGKLAPKHYGLHRLVVQVNDSGQPPQSTTALLHVFVNESLSNATVVESQVARSLHTPLAQDIAGDPSYELSKQRLSIVIGVVAGIMTVILLILVVVMARYCRSKSKHGYEAGKKDHEDFFTPQQHDKAKKPKKDKKGKKGKQPLYSSIVTVEASKPNGQRYDSVNEKLSDSPSMGRYRSVNGGPGSPDLARHYKSSSPLPTVQLHPQSPTAGKKHQAVQELPPANTFVGAGDNISIGSDHCSEYSCQASSKYSKQPNISKKKKCSTWIW, encoded by the coding sequence atgaggaagatgcggACTCTCTTTGGCTTTgtgcattgctgctgctgctgcttcttgctcctgctgcctcctccactCTGGGTCAGCCTGGCCGCGGCCAAGCAGTTGCTGAGGTACCGGCTGGCCGAGGAAGGACCTGCCGACATCCGCATAGGCAACGTGGCTTCAGACCTGGGCATCGTAACGGGCTCCGGAGAGGTGACATTCAGCCTGGAGTCGGGCTCCGACTACCTGAAGATCGATAACATGACCGGGGAGCTGAGCACCACTGAGCGGCGCATAGACCGCGAGAAGCTGCCGCAGTGCCAGATGATCTTCGATGAGAACGAGTGCTTCCTGGACTTCGAGGTCTCGGTAATCGGCCCTTCGCAGAGCTGGGTGGACCTCTTCGAGGGCCGGGTCATCATCCTGGACATCAACGACAACACCCCCACTTTTCCCTCGCCTGTCCTCACCCTTACCGTGGAGGAGAACCGGCCCGTAGGGACCCTCTAtctgctccccactgccaccGACAGAGACTTCGGTCGCAACGGCATCGAGCGCTAcgagctgctgcaggagcccgGCGGCGACGGGGGCAGACGCGGAGGAGGGGGGTCGGCTTCTGCAGCTGAGAGCGCCCTCTACCCCGGCGGCAGTAAGAGGAGGCAGGAGCCGGACGGGGCAGCCCGCAGCAGCGTGTTCGAGCTACAGGTGGCCGACACCCCTGATGGGGAGAAGCAGCCGCAGCTGATTGTCAAAGGGGCGCTGGACCGAGAGCAGAGGGACTCCTATGAACTGAGCCTGAGGGTGCGGGACGGCGGCGACCCGGCCCGCTCCTCCCAGGCCATCCTGAGGGTGCTGATCACCGACGTGAATGACAACAGCCCCCGCTTTGAGAAGAGCGTCTACGAGGCGGACCTGGCGGAGAACAGCAGCCCCGGGACCCCCATCCTGCAGCTGCGGGCCGCCGACCTGGACGTGGGGGTGAATGGGCAGATCGAGTACGTCTTCGGGGCGGCCACCGAGTCGGTGCGGCGCCTGCTGCGGCTGGACGAGACCTCGGGCTGGCTCAGCGTCTTGCACCGCATCGACAGGGAGGAGGTGAACCAGCTCCGCTTCACCGTCATGGCCCGGGACCGGGGCCAGCCGCCCAAGACCGACAAGGCCACGGTGGTGCTGAACATCCGCGACGAGAACGACAACGTGCCCACCATCGACATCCGCAAGATCGGCCGCATCCCGCTGCGGGACGGGGTGGCCAGCGTGGCCGAGGACGTGCTGGTGGACACCCCCATCGCCCTGGTGCAGGTGTCCGACCGCGACCAAGGCGAGAACGGCGTGGTGACCTGCACGGTGGTAGGGGACGTGCCCTTCCAGCTCAAGCCGGCCAGCGAGGGCGAGGGGGAGCCTCAGAACAAGCGCAAGTACTTCCTGCACACCTCGGCCCCGCTCGACTACGAAGCCGTCCGTGACTACAACGTGGTGATCGTGGCCGTGGACTCgggcagccccagcctgtccAGCAACAACTCGCTGCTGGTGCGGGTGGCGGACACCAACGACAACCCGCCGGTGTTCGGCCAGGCCGTGCTGGAGGTCTCCTTCCCGGAGAACAACTCGCCTGGGGAGAGGGTGGCCACGGTGGCGGCCACGGACGCGGACAGCGGCAAGAACGCCGAAATCTTCTACTCGCTGGAGCCCTCTCCCCTCTCCTCGGAGGCGCCCGGCGGCATCTTCAGCATCGACCCGGACTCCGGGGACGTGCTGGTGCAGGCGGTGCTGGACCGCGAGCAGCGCGACACGTACGAGTTCCAGGTGACGGCCCGGGACAAGGGGGTACCGGCCCTGCAGGGCTCCACCACAGTAGTGGTGCGGGTGGCCGACCGCAACGACAACGAGCCGCGCTTCATGCAGGACGTGTTCACCTTCTACGTGAAGGAGAACCTGCAGCCCAACAGCCCCGTGGGCATGGTGACCGTGATGGACGCCGACCGGGGCCGCAACGCCGAGCTCAGCCTCTCCATCCAGCCCGGACAGCAGGACCAGGCCGCCGGCATCTTCTCCATCGAGAACGACACCGGCACCATCTACTCTACTGTCTCCTTCGACCGAGAGCAGCAGACCAGCTACACCTTCAAGGTCAAGGCGGTGGACGGAGGGGAGCCGCCCCGTTCGGCCACCGCCACCGTCTCCCTCTTTGTGATGGACGAGAACGACAACCCGCCCGCCGTCACTTTCCCCAGTAACAGCTCCTACAccgtgctgcccccctccagcaACCTGCGCACTGTGGTGGCCACTGTGCTGGCCACCGACGCAGACACGGGCCTCAACGCCGACCTCAACTTCAGCATCGTCGGTGGCAACCCCTTCAAGCTCTTCGAGATCGACCCGGCCAGCGGCGTGGTGTCGCTGGTGGGCAAGCTGGCCCCAAAGCACTATGGCCTGCACCGCTTGGTGGTGCAGGTGAACGACAGCGGCCAGCCGCCCCAGTCCACCACCGCCTTGCTCCACGTCTTCGTCAACGAGAGCCTCTCCAACGCCACCGTGGTGGAGAGCCAGGTGGCCCGCAGCCTGCACACGCCCCTGGCCCAGGACATCGCCGGCGACCCCAGCTACGAGCTGAGCAAGCAGCGGCTCAGCATCGTCATCGGGGTGGTGGCCGGCATCATGACGGTGATCCTGCTCATCCTGGTGGTGGTCATGGCCCGGTACTGCCGCTCCAAGAGTAAGCACGGCTACGAGGCGGGCAAGAAAGACCACGAGGACTTCTTCACCCCGCAGCAGCACGACAAGGCCAAGAAGCCCAAGAAGGACAAGAAAGGCAAGAAGGGCAAGCAGCCCCTCTACAGCAGCATCGTCACCGTGGAGGCCTCCAAGCCCAACGGGCAGCGCTACGACAGCGTCAACGAGAAGCTCTCCGACAGCCCCAGCATGGGCCGATACCGCTCGGTCAACGGCGGCCCGGGCAGCCCGGACCTGGCCAGGCATTACAAATCCAGCTCGCCGCTGCCCACTGTCCAGCTTCACCCGCAGTCCCCCACCGCCGGGAAAAAGCACCAGGCCGTGCAGGAACTGCCCCCGGCCAATACTTTTGTGGGGGCAGGAGACAACATCTCCATTGGATCGGACCACTGCTCCGAGTACagctgtcaggccagcagcaAGTACAGCAAGCAG
- the PCDH7 gene encoding protocadherin-7 isoform X10: MRKMRTLFGFVHCCCCCFLLLLPPPLWVSLAAAKQLLRYRLAEEGPADIRIGNVASDLGIVTGSGEVTFSLESGSDYLKIDNMTGELSTTERRIDREKLPQCQMIFDENECFLDFEVSVIGPSQSWVDLFEGRVIILDINDNTPTFPSPVLTLTVEENRPVGTLYLLPTATDRDFGRNGIERYELLQEPGGDGGRRGGGGSASAAESALYPGGSKRRQEPDGAARSSVFELQVADTPDGEKQPQLIVKGALDREQRDSYELSLRVRDGGDPARSSQAILRVLITDVNDNSPRFEKSVYEADLAENSSPGTPILQLRAADLDVGVNGQIEYVFGAATESVRRLLRLDETSGWLSVLHRIDREEVNQLRFTVMARDRGQPPKTDKATVVLNIRDENDNVPTIDIRKIGRIPLRDGVASVAEDVLVDTPIALVQVSDRDQGENGVVTCTVVGDVPFQLKPASEGEGEPQNKRKYFLHTSAPLDYEAVRDYNVVIVAVDSGSPSLSSNNSLLVRVADTNDNPPVFGQAVLEVSFPENNSPGERVATVAATDADSGKNAEIFYSLEPSPLSSEAPGGIFSIDPDSGDVLVQAVLDREQRDTYEFQVTARDKGVPALQGSTTVVVRVADRNDNEPRFMQDVFTFYVKENLQPNSPVGMVTVMDADRGRNAELSLSIQPGQQDQAAGIFSIENDTGTIYSTVSFDREQQTSYTFKVKAVDGGEPPRSATATVSLFVMDENDNPPAVTFPSNSSYTVLPPSSNLRTVVATVLATDADTGLNADLNFSIVGGNPFKLFEIDPASGVVSLVGKLAPKHYGLHRLVVQVNDSGQPPQSTTALLHVFVNESLSNATVVESQVARSLHTPLAQDIAGDPSYELSKQRLSIVIGVVAGIMTVILLILVVVMARYCRSKSKHGYEAGKKDHEDFFTPQQHDKAKKPKKDKKGKKGKQPLYSSIVTVEASKPNGQRYDSVNEKLSDSPSMGRYRSVNGGPGSPDLARHYKSSSPLPTVQLHPQSPTAGKKHQAVQELPPANTFVGAGDNISIGSDHCSEYSCQASSKYSKQIPSPFPPLSPCWRQLSKLEYFLKLLITT, translated from the coding sequence atgaggaagatgcggACTCTCTTTGGCTTTgtgcattgctgctgctgctgcttcttgctcctgctgcctcctccactCTGGGTCAGCCTGGCCGCGGCCAAGCAGTTGCTGAGGTACCGGCTGGCCGAGGAAGGACCTGCCGACATCCGCATAGGCAACGTGGCTTCAGACCTGGGCATCGTAACGGGCTCCGGAGAGGTGACATTCAGCCTGGAGTCGGGCTCCGACTACCTGAAGATCGATAACATGACCGGGGAGCTGAGCACCACTGAGCGGCGCATAGACCGCGAGAAGCTGCCGCAGTGCCAGATGATCTTCGATGAGAACGAGTGCTTCCTGGACTTCGAGGTCTCGGTAATCGGCCCTTCGCAGAGCTGGGTGGACCTCTTCGAGGGCCGGGTCATCATCCTGGACATCAACGACAACACCCCCACTTTTCCCTCGCCTGTCCTCACCCTTACCGTGGAGGAGAACCGGCCCGTAGGGACCCTCTAtctgctccccactgccaccGACAGAGACTTCGGTCGCAACGGCATCGAGCGCTAcgagctgctgcaggagcccgGCGGCGACGGGGGCAGACGCGGAGGAGGGGGGTCGGCTTCTGCAGCTGAGAGCGCCCTCTACCCCGGCGGCAGTAAGAGGAGGCAGGAGCCGGACGGGGCAGCCCGCAGCAGCGTGTTCGAGCTACAGGTGGCCGACACCCCTGATGGGGAGAAGCAGCCGCAGCTGATTGTCAAAGGGGCGCTGGACCGAGAGCAGAGGGACTCCTATGAACTGAGCCTGAGGGTGCGGGACGGCGGCGACCCGGCCCGCTCCTCCCAGGCCATCCTGAGGGTGCTGATCACCGACGTGAATGACAACAGCCCCCGCTTTGAGAAGAGCGTCTACGAGGCGGACCTGGCGGAGAACAGCAGCCCCGGGACCCCCATCCTGCAGCTGCGGGCCGCCGACCTGGACGTGGGGGTGAATGGGCAGATCGAGTACGTCTTCGGGGCGGCCACCGAGTCGGTGCGGCGCCTGCTGCGGCTGGACGAGACCTCGGGCTGGCTCAGCGTCTTGCACCGCATCGACAGGGAGGAGGTGAACCAGCTCCGCTTCACCGTCATGGCCCGGGACCGGGGCCAGCCGCCCAAGACCGACAAGGCCACGGTGGTGCTGAACATCCGCGACGAGAACGACAACGTGCCCACCATCGACATCCGCAAGATCGGCCGCATCCCGCTGCGGGACGGGGTGGCCAGCGTGGCCGAGGACGTGCTGGTGGACACCCCCATCGCCCTGGTGCAGGTGTCCGACCGCGACCAAGGCGAGAACGGCGTGGTGACCTGCACGGTGGTAGGGGACGTGCCCTTCCAGCTCAAGCCGGCCAGCGAGGGCGAGGGGGAGCCTCAGAACAAGCGCAAGTACTTCCTGCACACCTCGGCCCCGCTCGACTACGAAGCCGTCCGTGACTACAACGTGGTGATCGTGGCCGTGGACTCgggcagccccagcctgtccAGCAACAACTCGCTGCTGGTGCGGGTGGCGGACACCAACGACAACCCGCCGGTGTTCGGCCAGGCCGTGCTGGAGGTCTCCTTCCCGGAGAACAACTCGCCTGGGGAGAGGGTGGCCACGGTGGCGGCCACGGACGCGGACAGCGGCAAGAACGCCGAAATCTTCTACTCGCTGGAGCCCTCTCCCCTCTCCTCGGAGGCGCCCGGCGGCATCTTCAGCATCGACCCGGACTCCGGGGACGTGCTGGTGCAGGCGGTGCTGGACCGCGAGCAGCGCGACACGTACGAGTTCCAGGTGACGGCCCGGGACAAGGGGGTACCGGCCCTGCAGGGCTCCACCACAGTAGTGGTGCGGGTGGCCGACCGCAACGACAACGAGCCGCGCTTCATGCAGGACGTGTTCACCTTCTACGTGAAGGAGAACCTGCAGCCCAACAGCCCCGTGGGCATGGTGACCGTGATGGACGCCGACCGGGGCCGCAACGCCGAGCTCAGCCTCTCCATCCAGCCCGGACAGCAGGACCAGGCCGCCGGCATCTTCTCCATCGAGAACGACACCGGCACCATCTACTCTACTGTCTCCTTCGACCGAGAGCAGCAGACCAGCTACACCTTCAAGGTCAAGGCGGTGGACGGAGGGGAGCCGCCCCGTTCGGCCACCGCCACCGTCTCCCTCTTTGTGATGGACGAGAACGACAACCCGCCCGCCGTCACTTTCCCCAGTAACAGCTCCTACAccgtgctgcccccctccagcaACCTGCGCACTGTGGTGGCCACTGTGCTGGCCACCGACGCAGACACGGGCCTCAACGCCGACCTCAACTTCAGCATCGTCGGTGGCAACCCCTTCAAGCTCTTCGAGATCGACCCGGCCAGCGGCGTGGTGTCGCTGGTGGGCAAGCTGGCCCCAAAGCACTATGGCCTGCACCGCTTGGTGGTGCAGGTGAACGACAGCGGCCAGCCGCCCCAGTCCACCACCGCCTTGCTCCACGTCTTCGTCAACGAGAGCCTCTCCAACGCCACCGTGGTGGAGAGCCAGGTGGCCCGCAGCCTGCACACGCCCCTGGCCCAGGACATCGCCGGCGACCCCAGCTACGAGCTGAGCAAGCAGCGGCTCAGCATCGTCATCGGGGTGGTGGCCGGCATCATGACGGTGATCCTGCTCATCCTGGTGGTGGTCATGGCCCGGTACTGCCGCTCCAAGAGTAAGCACGGCTACGAGGCGGGCAAGAAAGACCACGAGGACTTCTTCACCCCGCAGCAGCACGACAAGGCCAAGAAGCCCAAGAAGGACAAGAAAGGCAAGAAGGGCAAGCAGCCCCTCTACAGCAGCATCGTCACCGTGGAGGCCTCCAAGCCCAACGGGCAGCGCTACGACAGCGTCAACGAGAAGCTCTCCGACAGCCCCAGCATGGGCCGATACCGCTCGGTCAACGGCGGCCCGGGCAGCCCGGACCTGGCCAGGCATTACAAATCCAGCTCGCCGCTGCCCACTGTCCAGCTTCACCCGCAGTCCCCCACCGCCGGGAAAAAGCACCAGGCCGTGCAGGAACTGCCCCCGGCCAATACTTTTGTGGGGGCAGGAGACAACATCTCCATTGGATCGGACCACTGCTCCGAGTACagctgtcaggccagcagcaAGTACAGCAAGCAG
- the PCDH7 gene encoding protocadherin-7 isoform X13, which yields MRKMRTLFGFVHCCCCCFLLLLPPPLWVSLAAAKQLLRYRLAEEGPADIRIGNVASDLGIVTGSGEVTFSLESGSDYLKIDNMTGELSTTERRIDREKLPQCQMIFDENECFLDFEVSVIGPSQSWVDLFEGRVIILDINDNTPTFPSPVLTLTVEENRPVGTLYLLPTATDRDFGRNGIERYELLQEPGGDGGRRGGGGSASAAESALYPGGSKRRQEPDGAARSSVFELQVADTPDGEKQPQLIVKGALDREQRDSYELSLRVRDGGDPARSSQAILRVLITDVNDNSPRFEKSVYEADLAENSSPGTPILQLRAADLDVGVNGQIEYVFGAATESVRRLLRLDETSGWLSVLHRIDREEVNQLRFTVMARDRGQPPKTDKATVVLNIRDENDNVPTIDIRKIGRIPLRDGVASVAEDVLVDTPIALVQVSDRDQGENGVVTCTVVGDVPFQLKPASEGEGEPQNKRKYFLHTSAPLDYEAVRDYNVVIVAVDSGSPSLSSNNSLLVRVADTNDNPPVFGQAVLEVSFPENNSPGERVATVAATDADSGKNAEIFYSLEPSPLSSEAPGGIFSIDPDSGDVLVQAVLDREQRDTYEFQVTARDKGVPALQGSTTVVVRVADRNDNEPRFMQDVFTFYVKENLQPNSPVGMVTVMDADRGRNAELSLSIQPGQQDQAAGIFSIENDTGTIYSTVSFDREQQTSYTFKVKAVDGGEPPRSATATVSLFVMDENDNPPAVTFPSNSSYTVLPPSSNLRTVVATVLATDADTGLNADLNFSIVGGNPFKLFEIDPASGVVSLVGKLAPKHYGLHRLVVQVNDSGQPPQSTTALLHVFVNESLSNATVVESQVARSLHTPLAQDIAGDPSYELSKQRLSIVIGVVAGIMTVILLILVVVMARYCRSKSKHGYEAGKKDHEDFFTPQQHDKAKKPKKDKKGKKGKQPLYSSIVTVEASKPNGQRYDSVNEKLSDSPSMGRYRSVNGGPGSPDLARHYKSSSPLPTVQLHPQSPTAGKKHQAVQELPPANTFVGAGDNISIGSDHCSEYSCQASSKYSKQTRGLYQM from the coding sequence atgaggaagatgcggACTCTCTTTGGCTTTgtgcattgctgctgctgctgcttcttgctcctgctgcctcctccactCTGGGTCAGCCTGGCCGCGGCCAAGCAGTTGCTGAGGTACCGGCTGGCCGAGGAAGGACCTGCCGACATCCGCATAGGCAACGTGGCTTCAGACCTGGGCATCGTAACGGGCTCCGGAGAGGTGACATTCAGCCTGGAGTCGGGCTCCGACTACCTGAAGATCGATAACATGACCGGGGAGCTGAGCACCACTGAGCGGCGCATAGACCGCGAGAAGCTGCCGCAGTGCCAGATGATCTTCGATGAGAACGAGTGCTTCCTGGACTTCGAGGTCTCGGTAATCGGCCCTTCGCAGAGCTGGGTGGACCTCTTCGAGGGCCGGGTCATCATCCTGGACATCAACGACAACACCCCCACTTTTCCCTCGCCTGTCCTCACCCTTACCGTGGAGGAGAACCGGCCCGTAGGGACCCTCTAtctgctccccactgccaccGACAGAGACTTCGGTCGCAACGGCATCGAGCGCTAcgagctgctgcaggagcccgGCGGCGACGGGGGCAGACGCGGAGGAGGGGGGTCGGCTTCTGCAGCTGAGAGCGCCCTCTACCCCGGCGGCAGTAAGAGGAGGCAGGAGCCGGACGGGGCAGCCCGCAGCAGCGTGTTCGAGCTACAGGTGGCCGACACCCCTGATGGGGAGAAGCAGCCGCAGCTGATTGTCAAAGGGGCGCTGGACCGAGAGCAGAGGGACTCCTATGAACTGAGCCTGAGGGTGCGGGACGGCGGCGACCCGGCCCGCTCCTCCCAGGCCATCCTGAGGGTGCTGATCACCGACGTGAATGACAACAGCCCCCGCTTTGAGAAGAGCGTCTACGAGGCGGACCTGGCGGAGAACAGCAGCCCCGGGACCCCCATCCTGCAGCTGCGGGCCGCCGACCTGGACGTGGGGGTGAATGGGCAGATCGAGTACGTCTTCGGGGCGGCCACCGAGTCGGTGCGGCGCCTGCTGCGGCTGGACGAGACCTCGGGCTGGCTCAGCGTCTTGCACCGCATCGACAGGGAGGAGGTGAACCAGCTCCGCTTCACCGTCATGGCCCGGGACCGGGGCCAGCCGCCCAAGACCGACAAGGCCACGGTGGTGCTGAACATCCGCGACGAGAACGACAACGTGCCCACCATCGACATCCGCAAGATCGGCCGCATCCCGCTGCGGGACGGGGTGGCCAGCGTGGCCGAGGACGTGCTGGTGGACACCCCCATCGCCCTGGTGCAGGTGTCCGACCGCGACCAAGGCGAGAACGGCGTGGTGACCTGCACGGTGGTAGGGGACGTGCCCTTCCAGCTCAAGCCGGCCAGCGAGGGCGAGGGGGAGCCTCAGAACAAGCGCAAGTACTTCCTGCACACCTCGGCCCCGCTCGACTACGAAGCCGTCCGTGACTACAACGTGGTGATCGTGGCCGTGGACTCgggcagccccagcctgtccAGCAACAACTCGCTGCTGGTGCGGGTGGCGGACACCAACGACAACCCGCCGGTGTTCGGCCAGGCCGTGCTGGAGGTCTCCTTCCCGGAGAACAACTCGCCTGGGGAGAGGGTGGCCACGGTGGCGGCCACGGACGCGGACAGCGGCAAGAACGCCGAAATCTTCTACTCGCTGGAGCCCTCTCCCCTCTCCTCGGAGGCGCCCGGCGGCATCTTCAGCATCGACCCGGACTCCGGGGACGTGCTGGTGCAGGCGGTGCTGGACCGCGAGCAGCGCGACACGTACGAGTTCCAGGTGACGGCCCGGGACAAGGGGGTACCGGCCCTGCAGGGCTCCACCACAGTAGTGGTGCGGGTGGCCGACCGCAACGACAACGAGCCGCGCTTCATGCAGGACGTGTTCACCTTCTACGTGAAGGAGAACCTGCAGCCCAACAGCCCCGTGGGCATGGTGACCGTGATGGACGCCGACCGGGGCCGCAACGCCGAGCTCAGCCTCTCCATCCAGCCCGGACAGCAGGACCAGGCCGCCGGCATCTTCTCCATCGAGAACGACACCGGCACCATCTACTCTACTGTCTCCTTCGACCGAGAGCAGCAGACCAGCTACACCTTCAAGGTCAAGGCGGTGGACGGAGGGGAGCCGCCCCGTTCGGCCACCGCCACCGTCTCCCTCTTTGTGATGGACGAGAACGACAACCCGCCCGCCGTCACTTTCCCCAGTAACAGCTCCTACAccgtgctgcccccctccagcaACCTGCGCACTGTGGTGGCCACTGTGCTGGCCACCGACGCAGACACGGGCCTCAACGCCGACCTCAACTTCAGCATCGTCGGTGGCAACCCCTTCAAGCTCTTCGAGATCGACCCGGCCAGCGGCGTGGTGTCGCTGGTGGGCAAGCTGGCCCCAAAGCACTATGGCCTGCACCGCTTGGTGGTGCAGGTGAACGACAGCGGCCAGCCGCCCCAGTCCACCACCGCCTTGCTCCACGTCTTCGTCAACGAGAGCCTCTCCAACGCCACCGTGGTGGAGAGCCAGGTGGCCCGCAGCCTGCACACGCCCCTGGCCCAGGACATCGCCGGCGACCCCAGCTACGAGCTGAGCAAGCAGCGGCTCAGCATCGTCATCGGGGTGGTGGCCGGCATCATGACGGTGATCCTGCTCATCCTGGTGGTGGTCATGGCCCGGTACTGCCGCTCCAAGAGTAAGCACGGCTACGAGGCGGGCAAGAAAGACCACGAGGACTTCTTCACCCCGCAGCAGCACGACAAGGCCAAGAAGCCCAAGAAGGACAAGAAAGGCAAGAAGGGCAAGCAGCCCCTCTACAGCAGCATCGTCACCGTGGAGGCCTCCAAGCCCAACGGGCAGCGCTACGACAGCGTCAACGAGAAGCTCTCCGACAGCCCCAGCATGGGCCGATACCGCTCGGTCAACGGCGGCCCGGGCAGCCCGGACCTGGCCAGGCATTACAAATCCAGCTCGCCGCTGCCCACTGTCCAGCTTCACCCGCAGTCCCCCACCGCCGGGAAAAAGCACCAGGCCGTGCAGGAACTGCCCCCGGCCAATACTTTTGTGGGGGCAGGAGACAACATCTCCATTGGATCGGACCACTGCTCCGAGTACagctgtcaggccagcagcaAGTACAGCAAGCAG